A stretch of Vigna angularis cultivar LongXiaoDou No.4 chromosome 4, ASM1680809v1, whole genome shotgun sequence DNA encodes these proteins:
- the LOC108330552 gene encoding protein phosphatase 2C 77-like, translating into MEEMSTTVAVPLRVGNSVCDKPTITTHMDVSRIKLMTEAGLLSNSITKVSTDTFIADEDMDSNCLGEEVGSAAVTPPEKGRVEEIPMLGMVSQNINSLVVGEEVLTPEIEDDDLISLEGDPIIDSSLSVASENSSFCGDEFIGSEISADLGTRSSIEIEKSINTVKIAARATDLGVSNVVADVAVSVGEETGVISVPEPTTGVLHQLTLERSVSGTVGRSVFELDCTPLWGFTSVCGKRPEMEDALATVPRFLKIPIQMLTGDRVPDGIDQCFREQTIHFFGVYDGHGGSQVANYCRERMHLALAEEIESVREGLLVESTKDDCRDLWKKAFTSCFLKVDSEVGGDVNTDPVAPETVGSTAVVAVICSSHIVVSNCGDSRAVLCRGKEPMALSVDHKPNRPDEYARIEAAGGRVIQWNGHRVFGVLAMSRSIGDRYLKPWIIPDPEVMFVPRAKDDDCLILASDGLWDVMTNEEVCDIARRRILLWHKKNGLPLPSERGEGIDPAAQAAAEYLSNRALQKGSKDNISVIVVDLKAQRKFKSKT; encoded by the exons ATGGAGGAGATGTCAACCACGGTTGCAGTGCCATTGAGAGTAGGTAATTCAGTGTGTGATAAGCCAACCATTACTACCCACATGGATGTGTCCAGAATTAAGCTGATGACAGAGGCAGGGTTGTTATCCAATTCTATAACCAAGGTTTCTACTGATACTTTTATTGCTGATGAGGATATGGACAGTAATTGTCTTGGGGAGGAAGTTGGTAGTGCAGCAGTCACACCTCCAGAAAAGGGAAGAGTAGAAGAAATTCCGATGTTGGGTATGGTGTCCCAAAATATAAACTCTTTGGTTGTCGGTGAAGAAGTTTTAACCCCAGAAATTGAGGATGATGATTTGATATCGCTAGAAGGTGATCCAATTATTGATAGTTCTCTTTCAGTAGCCAGCGAGAATAGTAGTTTTTGTGGAGATGAGTTCATCGGTTCTGAGATTTCTGCAGATTTAGGGACAAGAAGTTCCATAGAAATAGAGAAAAGCATCAACACTGTGAAAATTGCTGCCAGGGCTACTGATTTGGGTGTGTCAAATGTAGTCGCAGATGTAGCAGTTAGCGTTGGAGAAGAGACAGGAGTTATATCTGTCCCAGAGCCTACTACAGGTGTTCTTCATCAACTAACTCTAGAAAGATCTGTGAGTGGAACAGTTGGTAGAAGTGTTTTTGAATTAGATTGTACCCCACTTTGGGGATTTACATCTGTGTGTGGAAAAAGACCTGAGATGGAAGATGCTCTTGCAACTGTACctagatttttgaaaattccTATTCAAATGCTAACCGGTGATAGGGTACCTGATGGCATAGACCAATGTTTCAGGGAGCAGACAATACATTTCTTTGGAGTCTATGATGGCCATGGTGGTTCTCAG GTGGCAAATTATTGCCGCGAGCGCATGCATTTAGCCTTGGCAGAGGAAATAGAATCTGTCAGAGAAGGTCTTTTAGTTGAAAGCACCAAGGATGATTGTCGAGATCTGTGGAAAAAAGCCTTCACCAGTTGCTTTTTAAAGGTTGATTCTGAAGTTGGAGGGGATGTTAATACTGATCCTGTTGCCCCAGAAACTGTTGGATCAACTGCTGTTGTTGCTGTTATATGTTCATCTCATATTGTAGTTTCAAACTGTGGTGATTCAAGAGCGGTTCTGTGTCGTGGCAAAGAACCCATGGCCCTATCAGTTGACCATAAA CCAAATCGACCTGATGAATATGCAAGAATTGAGGCAGCTGGAGGCAGGGTGATACAATGGAATGGTCACCGAGTTTTTGGTGTTCTCGCAATGTCAAGGTCAATTG GTGATAGGTATTTGAAGCCATGGATTATTCCAGACCCTGAGGTGATGTTTGTTCCTCGTGCCAAAGACGATGACTGCCTCATTCTGGCCAGTGACGGCCTGTGGGATGTCATGACAAACGAAGAGGTGTGCGACATTGCTCGGCGGCGCATACTTCTCTGGCACAAGAAAAATGGGCTGCCACTGCCCTCAGAACGGGGAGAAGGAATTGATCCAGCTGCACAAGCAGCTGCAGAGTACCTCTCAAATCGCGCCCTTCAGAAAGGAAGCAAAGACAACATCTCTGTGATTGTGGTGGATTTGAAAGCTCAGAGAAAATTTAAGAGCAAGACGTGA